A region of Nostoc sp. 'Peltigera membranacea cyanobiont' N6 DNA encodes the following proteins:
- a CDS encoding M48 family metallopeptidase, whose translation MSFFKTPLIGLKADSFRHPLDLEATKTLKQIPGIDMLVRNWLGPMAEQVFYVENIASSILVGEKQLPDLHKLLLNACEILDIEPPQLYVRQHPAPNAYTFAVRGKQPFVVIHTSLIDILTPEEIQAVIAHELGHLKCDHSVYLTPVNLLILAAAIVPNVGTFVAQAIQAQLLEWVRCAEFTCDRAALLATQDPKVVMSVLMKLAGGSPTLAPQLNLDAFVAQARAYDDISKTELGEMVKAARTAQLTHPVPVLRAREIDRWASSTEYQSLIQSHGLKSTSNEVAPKGGWRNW comes from the coding sequence ATGTCTTTCTTCAAAACCCCTCTGATTGGTTTAAAAGCTGACTCATTTCGTCATCCATTAGACCTGGAAGCTACTAAAACGCTCAAGCAAATCCCAGGCATAGATATGTTGGTGCGAAATTGGCTCGGGCCAATGGCAGAGCAGGTTTTCTATGTAGAAAATATTGCTTCCAGCATTCTGGTGGGTGAAAAACAACTACCAGATTTACACAAGCTATTGTTAAACGCTTGTGAAATTCTGGATATAGAACCTCCCCAGTTGTACGTCCGCCAACATCCGGCTCCCAACGCCTATACTTTTGCTGTGCGGGGTAAACAGCCCTTTGTGGTGATCCACACATCCCTAATTGATATCCTCACCCCAGAGGAAATCCAGGCAGTAATTGCCCACGAGTTGGGACATCTCAAGTGTGACCATAGCGTTTACTTGACCCCTGTAAATTTATTAATATTAGCTGCGGCGATTGTGCCCAATGTCGGAACCTTCGTTGCTCAAGCGATACAGGCACAGCTTTTAGAATGGGTGCGCTGTGCTGAGTTTACCTGCGATCGCGCCGCATTACTAGCAACCCAAGACCCGAAAGTTGTGATGTCAGTGTTGATGAAGCTGGCGGGTGGTTCCCCGACTTTAGCGCCACAACTAAATCTTGATGCCTTTGTTGCCCAAGCCCGCGCTTATGATGACATTAGCAAGACCGAATTAGGTGAAATGGTCAAAGCCGCCCGCACAGCCCAATTAACCCATCCAGTGCCAGTGCTACGGGCACGAGAAATTGACCGTTGGGCAAGCAGCACAGAATATCAATCTTTAATCCAAAGTCATGGATTGAAGTCTACAAGTAATGAAGTTGCCCCCAAAGGCGGATGGCGAAACTGGTAG
- a CDS encoding alpha-hydroxy acid oxidase has product MTVVPNDHRFQPINLFEYEKLAKEHLSQMTLDYYSSGAWDEITLRDNRAAFERVKLRPRILVDVSDRNLTTSILGQPLQLPLLIAPMAFQCLAHPDGEVATALAAASAGIGMVLSTMSTKSIEEVATACDKFPDSLRWFQLYIHKDRGLTRALVEKAYKAGYKALCLTVDAPLLGQRERDRRNEFALPLDLHLANLATISGLDISHEKGESGLFTYFAQQLNPAVTWDDLEWLQSLSPLPLIIKGVLRGDDAVRAVEYGAKAIVVSNHGGRQLDGAIASLDALVEIVAAVDGKVEVLLDGGIRRGTDILKALALGAKAVLIGRPILWGLAVAGQVGVSHVISLLQDELNIGMALSGCAKLQDINPSLLTLPRL; this is encoded by the coding sequence ATGACAGTTGTACCCAACGACCATCGCTTTCAACCCATAAATCTCTTTGAGTACGAAAAGCTAGCAAAAGAGCATCTGTCTCAAATGACCCTCGATTACTATAGCAGTGGTGCTTGGGATGAAATCACATTACGAGATAATCGTGCTGCCTTTGAGCGAGTCAAGTTACGACCTCGGATATTAGTTGATGTTAGCGATCGCAATCTAACTACCTCCATTTTAGGACAACCCCTGCAACTACCTTTGTTAATTGCGCCGATGGCTTTTCAATGTCTAGCCCATCCAGACGGAGAAGTGGCTACGGCTCTAGCCGCCGCATCAGCTGGTATAGGTATGGTATTAAGTACAATGTCCACCAAGAGCATTGAAGAAGTAGCGACTGCGTGTGATAAATTTCCAGATTCTCTGCGATGGTTCCAGCTTTACATTCATAAAGACCGAGGATTAACTCGTGCTTTGGTAGAAAAAGCCTATAAAGCTGGGTACAAAGCACTTTGTCTGACAGTAGATGCACCTCTTCTCGGACAGAGGGAGAGAGATAGACGTAACGAGTTTGCTTTACCCCTAGACTTACATTTGGCTAATCTTGCCACCATCTCAGGGCTAGATATTTCCCATGAAAAAGGCGAATCTGGGTTATTTACCTATTTTGCCCAACAGCTAAACCCAGCAGTAACATGGGACGATTTGGAATGGTTGCAATCTTTATCTCCACTACCTTTAATTATCAAAGGAGTTTTACGGGGAGATGATGCTGTGCGGGCTGTAGAATATGGAGCCAAAGCAATTGTTGTTTCCAATCATGGTGGCAGACAACTCGATGGTGCGATCGCTTCTCTAGATGCCCTAGTTGAAATAGTAGCAGCAGTGGATGGTAAAGTAGAAGTGCTGCTAGATGGGGGCATTCGCAGAGGTACAGACATTCTCAAAGCTCTGGCGTTAGGGGCAAAAGCAGTACTAATCGGACGACCTATTTTATGGGGACTAGCAGTAGCAGGACAAGTCGGTGTATCTCACGTCATCTCACTGTTACAAGATGAGTTGAATATAGGGATGGCACTTAGCGGCTGTGCAAAACTACAGGATATTAACCCTAGTTTATTGACCTTGCCACGTCTTTAA